Within Rhododendron vialii isolate Sample 1 chromosome 12a, ASM3025357v1, the genomic segment ccgcttaatatgttcagaacatgattttaagggtgcttgcaagaaattggcaaaaaaaataaccacgaaggacttgatttgagcagttttttattgaaccattcaataaggttcaataaaaaactgttcggatgaagcccgtcccggtcattttttttgttgatttctcgcaattactcttaaaatcacgttctgattatattgagtTGCTCGGATTAACAAAATTCGATCGAGAACTTGGGGGGGGTTGTGTAGAGGTTTTTTTAGgagtccccggaaccgccccgatggTTCAGTCTAGAATGCGTATCATTTGGTGCGTCAATTTTAATTTTCACATTTTGCTCTTCAATTCTTACTTGAGCATCCTCATGCATCTAAACTCTTTCAGACACTAGAAACatattaatttctctctccaaaaatatAAAGAGAGGAGAGCAGTTATTTTTTAATGACTACTAATATATTGTTTAAAGTGTAAGCAGACACAAAACCTCAATTTAGTCTTCGTAGAATTACGTTCTTATACAAATTTATGATTCTCCCGTCCATTTAATTCATCACAATCATCATGTAAATGAACTATGTCTGTCAATCGACATATATCAATTGCTGCATCAAAAcataaataacataaaaaatcaatcaatattatgatttcatttcaaaacttaTGATATGTTTGACTCGAGGATTATAATCCCAAATTTATAGTATGAAAACTCAACAATATGTCCAACATTTTACACTACATTTCTACGTCGAAGTGTTTCATTTTAGAGGACGAAAACGTATGACGAATGgctttttttggctaaataagccaattgtttttctttttttgcccttattcaatttttttccgcatttgttaattttgcgtttttgcgtcaattttttttgtgaattattgtgaccataacgagagaaatcggaaaaataaaaaattatggttgaaaccaatttttttaataaaaacgaaaatagtcgacctaattttttttaataagaacaaaaaaataagctaagtAGCTTATTTAACCAAAACACAACCCGACCTAAAacaacccccacccccccccccccccccacccccccccccgcaACAAGGTAAAACTTGCCTACTAGTGTACTCCTTCCATGCCTGCTAgtccttttttttgggtcacACTTTATGCTTCAAtgggtgttagtatgttagtcaacaggGGTTCAAAAAAGTCCTGAATCCTAAACCCGCCTCTCGTGTGGCTCGAACTCAAGCCTTCACTGGAGGacatgagacaaccaacttcacCTGGTTTCTCCTTGCCTAATACTATTCTACTGCTCCTTTTACTCGTGTATTCAATTACTCACCTAGTGCACTAAAAACACGAGAAATGTACTCTTTGAGAGCATTCCTGGGCACGTTTTTCTCCGGATTTGCCCACAAAAATGTTAGATCACTTTCGGTCCCACCTTCTATCTAATGAATCAAGCAACTTTGATAAGTCTTATCACCCACGCACTCCACATGGGACTCTCTCACCCCTTGTGGCCGGTGTTGGCTACCGTTTAACCttattttagtattttgaaCGAAATATaaatgttttgggtttttcagtAAAATAgcataaattgaaataaaataaatacatttgCTTAGTATATAGATAGattttaagtcaaacttttcaatttaaaagGATAAATATAATCATTAACCGCCAAAGCCTGTCTTTGATCTCTTTGCATAGTTTATTAGTAGTAATTCACATTTTCCCAAGTGgaataaattttattactcGCTCTGTTGTGAATGTAATTATGTAAGCTTAATTGATGGGCTGTGTGAATTGTGGTGAGGAAGCGAAGAGATATATGGAATCAAACAAAGAGGTCCGAGCCAACAACTCAGAGGGCTCGAAATCGGGTGGAAGTTGCCACGATTGGATGTGTTGGTTGTTAGTTTGTGAGTGTAATGGCTTGTAAATGCTAGTTTAAATCTGTATGTAGTTTGTATTAGTGTGTGAACTAGCAGTTGTTGTGTGAGAGAGGAAGAGTGATGTCGTAATCTCCGGTTGTGAATTGAATAAATTCGTGAGTTTGTTTGTGTGTAATCTCTCTGAATGATACAGCTAGCGCAAAAGAATTCCACTGAACATCTCCGGCTGCTGTAACCAACTTTCAGAAACAacaggagttcttgaagaattATAGTCTTTCGACACCAGCTAATGGAAAATATTATGCGGACATGCGCCCGTTGTTTTTATACCAAGAGATCTAGTGTTAAATATAAGAACGTGGATAAATTTCGATGTCAAAAGCGCCTTGAAAACAACCAAACGAAAAAGTCTATCTCTTCTGCATAAGCCTTGAAGTCTGAGCGGTGTGATTGGGTGTATGAGTATCTCTTCTGCATCATTTCAAGTTCTAGTTAATGTCTCACCTTCTTCAGAGTTTTAAGTCACACAGAGACCTGAGGCAGGGTGATCCATTGTCACCCATTCTCTTTGATGATTTAACAATTGTTTATTGGTGAAAAATCTAAGTTATAGAGaggaagaacaagaaagaaaatacaaGATAAAGAAGCCGTGGAAGAACCTACTTTGCTTAAGGAGGCTCCTGTAGGAGTAAGTTAAAGCCATGATTTAACTTTCCCTTAACTGATCTTATCTCTTAGCTAGGCACTTACACAAAATTGCCCCTCATCGAACTTGAGCTGATCAGGCTCACTGGTTCTCTGGTAGTATTTCTGCAGCTGCACGTGAGTATTAATGGCCATTTCGTTTATCCACACACCACACGGGAAGTTTATAAACTTGGGGCATCCTACTTGGTGCAAGTAAATTAACTTGGGAAATACTGTCCTCAGTTCTTTCCAATACAACTCTAATTCGCTCAAGTACTCCAAATGTAATATCTCCACAGTCCACTGCTCCACTTGGCGTCTCTGAATTTCTCCTAGATCACGTAGTTGACCTCCTCTAATGTAGAGTTTCTTTAGTTCCTTAAGTTTGCCAGGCATTAGCCAATTGGTAGTACTCGTCATAGGGAAACACTGAAGGTCTAGTTTTTGTAGTCTCGGAGGAAGCCTAGCAAAGGGAAATGCTTTTGCAATGACTTCAGCTCGAGCTTGTAATCTTCCCCATgatattttcaacttttttaggCCTTCAAACCTTTCTAAATACTCCAAGTCCTGCAGCCTGAGAAGATCTTTAACAATTATGTGGATGTTAAGTTTTCTCAACTTCTGTTGTCCTAACAAATCAAGCAGACTGCATGATCCGTTGTTATTGAAATCTCCAATCAAGAATCCCTTAAGTACTTGGAGGTTTGATAGTTGAGAAAGACTCTTCGGCATATGTTCCAAACAGTAACACTCAGACaggtccaaatgtgtcaaactCTTGAGCAAACCAATGTTGTTGGGAACCACCTCAAGATTATGACAAGCTCGGAGATCCAATATCATCAAATTATGGAGCTCTGAAATGAATGTGGGAAGCTCTGTAATCATAGAAATTCCTCGAAGGCTAAGAAAAGTTAAGCCATTCAGCTTATTCAGTCCGTGGAGAATTTTGGCGTTCTCTAGTTCAATGTGGTGCGTAGCTGAGCTCTGCCACCTGCCGAGATAAAGACTTTGAATATGCTTCATATTCTCAAATGTTTCAGACTTGCACTTAATAATGGCCTCACCAACATTGACTAGACATGAGTGCCTAATTAGATCGCCACAAATAGATGCATCATCCAAATCAAAATTGCCTTTTGAAGTAAATCCCATACCTTTAGCTTCTTTGTATATAGAAGAACGAACAGAAAGGCTCATCGTGCAACTGTCTGGCACCAAGGAGCAATTTTGGTAGATAGGCTCGATGAAGCCCATTGTAATAAGCTTATCAAATATCTTGCCAGCATGCACTTCAACATCCCAAATGTACCCTTCAGAATGGAGATACTTGGAAATATATCCCTGCCCTATCCACAGGTAAATCATGGGTGTTCTCTTTATGACTGCCATTGGTGGGAACTTGAAGAAACATGACAAACAACAACGCAATGGCTCGGGAAGGTCGTGGAAATCTTTCAATAGGCTATTACTCTCACCAGTGTCTGCAACCTCTGGCTCCCTGTGGAAGAAGTGTGTCATTCCATCCTCTGCCTCGTTTATATTATCCCAGTTCTGATGATGTGGGTTGGAATTGGTAGAACGGATTTTATTATGCGAACGGATCTGGACTTTCAACTCCGTGATGGCCTTTCGTAGTTCTTTTTTGTCAGAGTCGGCCTTTCGTAGTTTGTCAGGGTCTCTCTCACTACTCCGTAATATTTGTAACTCCTTGAATTTCTTATGGGCTTGGTTGATTTTCTCATTCATATGGTGCATGGACTCCACCGCCATATCCAGACGGATGAGATCACTATGGATCATTTTTGAAGTGGGGGAAAGAGCTCCACCATGGTGGCCGTCTATGTTGGTGGCCAAAGGGATCATTTCAGAAGAGGGGGAAGGAGCTCCACCGTGGGGGTCATCTTTGTTGGTGGTTGCACTGCTTGAAGCAGCGTTGTGGATCGTGACGTTCTCAAGAGTTTTCGGTTTGGAACCACAAAAATCGGCCTTGAATTTTGGTACCAAAAATCGTAATGACCGCTTAGATTTGACGGTTGGAGTCCCAAGCGTTTTGGGTTTGGAACCCACACCTGAACCTAACACCTAAAAATGGTATAAATCATAAACACAATACAAACAATTTATAATCACAATAATGCCAACAACATCGTACCATTGTAACATGAAACTCTAAATAAATGAAGATCTAACAGTCACTAATTAATTAGCATCAAAATTAACTCAAACCATGAATTTATGTTCCTTCAAGAATTGTGTGAGACAAATTCGTCCAATACTGATCCGGACACCAATTGTGGAGCCAGAATTTAAATTTGGGAAGACAATTTTCAAATGAAAGCCACTTTTGTTGTTGCATGTTGGCGGCAAAAGTGTGAAGGTTAGGTGTATATTCATATAACTAGATTATTTTGTGAGCTTTTTAATTAGTGaaacggaatttttttttggatcaccTCTCCTGTGGTATTCATTGAAAGCCATTGAGATATCATTGCTATTATCTAACCCGTTCAATGTTGAAAAGAATTTACAAATTTATTCAAATACCAATAGATGCCTAAACAAAATACCTTGGTGGGAAAACAATTTTGGCTTGAAATGGTCCCAAACGGGGCACATGGTAACCAACCTTATGATACACGTGGTCCCACACAGTGAATGTGCGTCCCATCAAACAATTCTAGATAAACATGTATCCAAATGTGTGCATGAAGTCtaccattttttaaaataccaCGTTGTTTTATGAGTCATTAATTTCCATATCAAGAATATTAAAAATGGACGTTGAGATCATCAAAACGAAACCGTAACAGACCCCATTGTCCTACATAACAATCGTATCATAGAGAAAATTAGCATGAGAATTCTGATTAAGTAATTGGTTAAGAGAAGAATAGAGGGGATAGAAGCTAACCTTGACCTGGTTTGGTGCTAATTCTGGGTCTTGAATTGAATGCAAGCTGTTGACTTTGGGTGCAACAAATACACCAATTGCAGTAATGTGTCTATCATCAGCACGTCCATGAAATCCACCGAAGACTCCAGCTTCTATTGGAATGGACTCAGAATAATGATCTGATCTCAAACCAAAAGGCCCATATTTATTCAGATTTGTGTTGAAACACAGAGTTGTGATTGTCACTTTTCCATGGAAGTTATCGTATGTCAGGTTTATGGACGTGAGTTGCTCTTCTGAAGCGTCGATGCAAAACTAAACAAGTGCAAGTATAAATTAGGACTTTGTGGGAcgcataaaaaaaagaaaatagaaatcaTACCTGTAGTTCTTAGTAAATACATAATTCACTTGCCTATTTGTC encodes:
- the LOC131310256 gene encoding uncharacterized protein LOC131310256, with the protein product MGKISGEEGWISLGPWGAKDGVDWTYKPDGPILQITIAYGIVIESIKFESKSCDGVTMGRSVEIGEYLDPSRTKTKTFCIDNSVEQLSSISLTYEYFPEAYFNDHCGRDRIVCLCFDTNLKKYGPFGSGSRDPSVSIPIEDGVIAGFHGRSEDGYDGIINAIGIFVAPKANSLPSSEIIVDSLHLVQDPDSTPTQLKDKISDEEGLISLGPWGGKDGVDWTYKLDGPIMQINICYGEAINSILFRSRSCDGFVIRSSEKIGGPGGDTTKIETFCIDTSVEQLSSITLEYKDYYGQLVITSLYFETNIGKKLGPFGSGSGASSVSIPIKGGLIAGFFGRGVTGTYLTAIGIYVATKVNYLSSSEKKFDRYEVCEPAFSFAPVYAMDARARPFQEILELMAQQLECSVEFWFLVMPWITYMILRFPFGKSFGEAQSLYLSLIAFLANCVHWGFLLSGSVLGFISLVAISLREHLSDLQEIGWQNADREDGDRNGARAARRPPGHANRNLAGEANGEDGDGAQGVAGAGQIIRTNAENVVAWLEMQSARLEAQVKQMLDGLDDADGATYTLIDKLSYKEGSMSLEPSGGKDGVDWDYKANRPNGEERWKSLGPWGGKDGGEWTYMANGPIMQISICHGEEAINSILFRSESCDGIDIGSSEKFSDRMIETFCIDASEEQLTSINLTYDNFHGKVTITTLCFNTNLNKYGPFGLRSDHYSESIPIEAGVFGGFHGRADDRHITAIGVFVAPKVNSLHSIQDPELAPNQVKVLGSGVGSKPKTLGTPTVKSKRSLRFLVPKFKADFCGSKPKTLENVTIHNAASSSATTNKDDPHGGAPSPSSEMIPLATNIDGHHGGALSPTSKMIHSDLIRLDMAVESMHHMNEKINQAHKKFKELQILRSSERDPDKLRKADSDKKELRKAITELKVQIRSHNKIRSTNSNPHHQNWDNINEAEDGMTHFFHREPEVADTGESNSLLKDFHDLPEPLRCCLSCFFKFPPMAVIKRTPMIYLWIGQGYISKYLHSEGYIWDVEVHAGKIFDKLITMGFIEPIYQNCSLVPDSCTMSLSVRSSIYKEAKGMGFTSKGNFDLDDASICGDLIRHSCLVNVGEAIIKCKSETFENMKHIQSLYLGRWQSSATHHIELENAKILHGLNKLNGLTFLSLRGISMITELPTFISELHNLMILDLRACHNLEVVPNNIGLLKSLTHLDLSECYCLEHMPKSLSQLSNLQVLKGFLIGDFNNNGSCSLLDLLGQQKLRKLNIHIIVKDLLRLQDLEYLERFEGLKKLKISWGRLQARAEVIAKAFPFARLPPRLQKLDLQCFPMTSTTNWLMPGKLKELKKLYIRGGQLRDLGEIQRRQVEQWTVEILHLEYLSELELYWKELRTVFPKLIYLHQVGCPKFINFPCGVWINEMAINTHVQLQKYYQRTSEPDQLKFDEGQFCVSA